A single region of the Arthrobacter sp. zg-Y820 genome encodes:
- a CDS encoding AMP-dependent synthetase/ligase, whose translation MREYSVPPLVESPLETNTTDLLLEQAAKASNPALFSVRAADDTWQAITATDFLKDVRLLAKGFAASGIQPGDRVGIMARTRYEWTLVDFALWFAGAVSVPIYETSSPSQVAWILGDSGAVAVVVEAARHENVVRQAGVEEDLDAVRNVWQIDGSGLDELRTAGAAVSDAELEARRSKATLEDTATIIYTSGTTGRPKGCELTHGNFVNLSRNAALAVPEVCREGAQTIMFLPLAHVFARFISVLCVTAGATVAHTPDVRNLLPDLQSYKPSFLLVVPRVFEKVYNSSMLKAEDGGKGKIFHAGAKTAIEWSKAQEAGKIPLALKVKHAVFDRLLYGKIRTAMGGRVQYAISGGAPLGDRLGHFFHGIGVMVLEGYGLTETTAPISVSTPKLIKIGTVGAPLPGNAVKIADDGEILTRGVSVMKGYYKRPDLTAEAFDDGWFRTGDIGQLDSDGFLKITGRKKEIIVTASGKNVVPAVLEDSIRADAIISQCVVVGDQRPFISALVTLDEEALPGWLERHKLPAGTTVAEAAETAQLQIEIQALVDSANKTVSQAEAIKVFRVVPTDFTEASGHLTPSLKIKRAQVLRDYSAVVEDIYSGQKV comes from the coding sequence GTGCGTGAATACAGTGTCCCCCCTCTGGTGGAATCACCATTGGAGACAAACACCACCGACCTACTGCTGGAACAGGCGGCCAAGGCCTCCAATCCGGCCCTTTTCTCGGTTCGGGCAGCCGACGACACCTGGCAGGCCATCACCGCCACTGATTTCCTGAAGGACGTCCGGCTGCTCGCCAAGGGCTTCGCCGCCTCCGGCATCCAACCGGGCGACCGCGTGGGCATCATGGCCCGCACCCGGTACGAGTGGACGCTCGTGGACTTTGCCCTATGGTTTGCCGGGGCGGTCTCCGTGCCGATTTACGAGACCTCATCGCCCTCCCAGGTGGCCTGGATCCTCGGTGATTCCGGTGCCGTCGCCGTGGTGGTCGAAGCCGCCCGCCATGAGAACGTGGTCCGGCAGGCCGGTGTGGAGGAAGATCTCGACGCCGTGCGCAACGTCTGGCAGATCGACGGCTCGGGCCTGGATGAGCTCCGCACGGCCGGCGCAGCAGTGTCCGACGCCGAGCTCGAAGCGCGCCGTTCGAAGGCCACGCTGGAGGACACCGCCACCATTATCTACACCTCGGGAACCACAGGCCGGCCCAAGGGCTGCGAACTGACGCACGGCAACTTCGTGAATCTCTCCCGGAACGCCGCCCTGGCCGTGCCCGAAGTTTGCCGCGAAGGCGCGCAGACCATCATGTTCCTGCCGCTCGCCCACGTGTTTGCCCGGTTCATTTCCGTCCTGTGCGTCACCGCCGGCGCCACAGTGGCCCACACGCCGGACGTCAGGAACCTGCTTCCGGATCTGCAGAGCTACAAGCCCTCCTTCCTCCTCGTGGTCCCCCGCGTCTTCGAGAAGGTCTACAACTCCTCCATGCTCAAGGCCGAGGACGGCGGGAAGGGCAAGATCTTCCACGCCGGCGCCAAGACCGCCATTGAATGGTCCAAAGCGCAGGAGGCCGGCAAGATCCCGCTGGCCCTCAAGGTCAAGCACGCCGTCTTCGACAGGCTGCTCTACGGCAAGATCCGCACCGCGATGGGCGGCCGGGTCCAGTATGCAATTTCCGGCGGAGCACCCCTGGGGGACCGTCTCGGGCACTTCTTCCACGGCATCGGCGTGATGGTCCTGGAGGGCTACGGACTGACCGAGACCACCGCTCCCATCAGCGTCAGCACCCCCAAGCTGATCAAGATCGGCACCGTCGGCGCGCCCCTGCCCGGCAACGCGGTCAAGATCGCCGACGACGGCGAGATCCTGACCCGGGGCGTCAGCGTCATGAAGGGCTACTACAAGCGCCCCGACCTGACGGCTGAAGCCTTCGACGACGGCTGGTTCCGGACCGGGGACATCGGCCAGCTGGACTCGGACGGCTTCCTGAAGATCACCGGCCGCAAGAAGGAAATCATCGTCACCGCCAGCGGCAAGAACGTCGTTCCGGCGGTCCTGGAGGACAGCATCCGCGCCGACGCCATCATCTCCCAGTGCGTCGTTGTCGGAGACCAGCGGCCCTTCATCTCCGCACTGGTCACCCTGGACGAGGAAGCCCTTCCCGGCTGGCTCGAGCGCCACAAGCTGCCGGCCGGTACGACGGTGGCCGAAGCTGCCGAGACCGCCCAGCTGCAGATCGAAATCCAGGCCCTGGTGGACAGCGCCAACAAGACGGTCTCCCAGGCCGAGGCCATCAAGGTTTTCCGCGTGGTTCCGACCGACTTCACCGAAGCCAGCGGCCACCTCACGCCGTCCCTGAAGATCAAGCGCGCCCAGGTGCTTCGGGACTACTCAGCCGTGGTGGAAGACATCTACAGCGGCCAGAAGGTCTAG
- a CDS encoding alpha/beta fold hydrolase, translating into MTLPPGAAAFTSDGQGVNAATGVLLSHGFTGSPVSLAAWARHLSAQGYAVSLPLLPGHGTTWQELARTPWELWYDAYDRAYQQLAERTDSVVAAGLSMGGTLALRLAAHRPVAGVAVVNPGLTIDDPRARYSGLLKYVQRSVPAIANNIKLDGQDEGAYLRTPVGGVHQLMRLFKDTTAVLPRITTAPVLAFRSTVDSVVPDSSMDVLRRYLGSELEVVPLENSYHVATMDHDAPLIFDRSHQFIQRISAGAPA; encoded by the coding sequence ATGACTCTCCCACCGGGCGCAGCCGCCTTTACCAGCGACGGGCAAGGCGTGAATGCAGCCACCGGCGTTCTCCTGAGCCACGGCTTCACCGGGTCCCCGGTCAGCCTTGCCGCCTGGGCCCGGCACCTCTCCGCCCAGGGCTACGCGGTGAGCCTGCCGCTGCTGCCCGGACACGGAACCACCTGGCAGGAGCTGGCCCGCACTCCCTGGGAGCTCTGGTATGACGCCTACGACCGGGCGTACCAGCAACTTGCAGAGCGGACCGACAGCGTGGTCGCCGCGGGCTTGTCCATGGGCGGGACGCTGGCCCTCCGCCTTGCCGCACACCGCCCCGTCGCCGGGGTGGCGGTGGTGAATCCGGGACTGACCATCGATGATCCGCGGGCCAGGTACTCGGGACTCCTGAAGTACGTTCAGCGTTCAGTACCGGCGATTGCCAACAACATCAAGCTCGACGGCCAGGATGAAGGTGCCTACCTGCGGACCCCCGTGGGCGGCGTTCACCAGCTCATGCGGCTGTTCAAGGACACGACGGCGGTGCTGCCGCGGATCACGACGGCACCGGTCCTCGCCTTCCGCTCGACGGTGGACTCGGTGGTCCCGGACTCCAGCATGGACGTCCTGCGCAGGTATCTGGGCAGCGAACTGGAGGTGGTCCCCTTGGAAAACAGCTATCATGTGGCAACCATGGATCATGATGCTCCCTTGATTTTTGACCGTTCCCACCAGTTCATCCAAAGGATCAGCGCAGGTGCGCCAGCATGA
- a CDS encoding FAD-dependent oxidoreductase, whose product MMSRQEPAGPADRRSVLDFDFETDVLVIGYGCAGAAAALEARSRGADVIVLERASGGGGSSAASGGEIYLGAGTPIQSACGFTDTAEDMEAYLLAALGPSADAVKIRMYSRGSLEHYDWLTKQGVPFKPSFWGTPSWVPPTDDGLMWLGENAYPFTGLAKPAPRGHRVTAKGFGGKVLMDVLCRAVEEAGAGIHTDTYATQLILDGPRVVGVTARRFGKPVTYRARRGVILTTGGFADNAEMVAQHAPQLIGLGATSDGGDDGHGIKMAQAAGAAVQRMSAAQVGITLVPALAVRGMLVNAVGQRFINEDQYPGMLGQAALFRQDLAVWIILDEKSFEEVPENERWGVLPHYVAETIGELEQEIGMPDGALTASVSEYNRHAAAGEDPYFHKDKRWVRPLEAPFAGIDVSRGMASPELGASGRGGAKVFSLGGLRTGLDGEVLDVSGSPMPGLYAAGRVTSGLHGHGYISGTSLGDGTFFGRRAGAAAAEQAEAPAG is encoded by the coding sequence ATGATGAGCAGGCAAGAACCGGCGGGACCGGCGGATCGCCGGAGTGTCCTCGACTTTGACTTCGAAACCGACGTTTTGGTGATCGGATACGGCTGCGCCGGAGCCGCCGCAGCCCTGGAAGCGCGCAGCCGGGGTGCCGACGTCATCGTCCTGGAACGCGCCAGCGGTGGAGGCGGCTCGTCCGCGGCCTCCGGCGGAGAGATCTATCTGGGTGCCGGCACTCCCATCCAGAGTGCCTGCGGCTTCACCGACACCGCCGAAGACATGGAAGCGTATCTGCTCGCGGCATTGGGGCCCTCGGCCGACGCCGTGAAAATCAGGATGTACAGCCGCGGCAGTCTGGAGCACTACGACTGGCTCACCAAGCAGGGCGTCCCGTTCAAGCCGTCCTTCTGGGGAACTCCCTCTTGGGTTCCTCCCACCGACGACGGCCTGATGTGGCTGGGTGAAAACGCGTACCCCTTCACCGGCCTCGCCAAGCCGGCACCCCGTGGTCACCGGGTTACCGCTAAGGGCTTCGGCGGCAAGGTGCTGATGGATGTCCTTTGCCGGGCCGTGGAGGAAGCGGGGGCCGGGATCCATACCGATACTTATGCCACGCAGCTCATCCTTGACGGGCCCCGGGTTGTTGGTGTTACTGCGCGCCGCTTCGGAAAGCCGGTGACCTACCGGGCCCGGCGGGGAGTCATTCTGACCACCGGCGGATTTGCCGACAATGCGGAGATGGTGGCCCAGCACGCCCCGCAGCTGATCGGATTGGGTGCGACCAGCGACGGCGGGGACGACGGGCACGGAATCAAAATGGCCCAGGCGGCCGGAGCAGCAGTGCAGCGGATGTCGGCGGCCCAGGTGGGCATCACCCTGGTGCCGGCCTTGGCGGTGCGCGGCATGCTGGTCAACGCCGTCGGCCAGCGGTTCATCAACGAAGACCAGTATCCCGGAATGCTGGGCCAGGCCGCCCTGTTCCGGCAGGACCTGGCAGTCTGGATCATCCTGGACGAAAAGTCCTTCGAGGAAGTGCCCGAAAACGAACGCTGGGGAGTGCTTCCGCACTACGTTGCCGAAACCATCGGCGAGCTGGAACAGGAGATCGGCATGCCCGACGGCGCCCTGACCGCTTCCGTGAGCGAGTACAACCGACACGCGGCGGCGGGCGAGGATCCGTACTTCCACAAGGACAAGCGGTGGGTGCGTCCGCTGGAGGCACCGTTTGCCGGGATCGATGTCAGCCGCGGGATGGCATCGCCGGAGCTGGGTGCTTCGGGGCGGGGCGGGGCCAAGGTCTTCAGCCTTGGCGGGCTGCGCACCGGGCTCGACGGCGAAGTCCTCGATGTTTCCGGCTCACCGATGCCGGGACTTTATGCCGCCGGCCGGGTCACGTCGGGCCTGCACGGCCACGGCTACATCAGCGGCACGTCCCTGGGCGACGGAACCTTCTTTGGCCGGCGCGCCGGCGCAGCGGCAGCGGAGCAAGCGGAAGCCCCAGCCGGGTAA
- a CDS encoding mycothione reductase: MTHFDLAIIGSGSGNSLITPDWDGRKVAVIDGGTFGGTCLNVGCIPTKMFVYPAQLAAAGADGRRLGVDQTLEKVRWRDIRDRIFTRIDSISEGGRRYRAEELENVTLYENHVRFVGEHALETDDGQRITADQIVVAAGSRPVLPDVPGMDLPQVHTSDTVMRIPDLPERILIIGGGYIAAEFGFVFSAFGAKVTMAARSGPLLRALDATLSARYTEEVSKQWDVRLNTQVTALMENADGSVRALLRGPGGETGMDVDLVLVATGRVPNTDRLDVQAAGFDQRADGRLAVDEFQRVLKDGRPVDGVWGLGDVSGDFQLKHVANHEARTVAHNLVHPGDLRASDHRFVPAAVFTSPQIASVGMTEEEARRDTRARGVELAVAVQEYGSTAYGWAMEDTTGFVKLLAEKESGTLLGAHIMGHEASMLIQPLIQAMSFGLDAQTMASGQYWIHPALTEVVENALLSLRTGTAR; encoded by the coding sequence GTGACTCATTTTGATTTGGCCATCATTGGCTCGGGTTCGGGCAATTCGCTGATCACCCCCGACTGGGACGGCAGGAAAGTTGCGGTCATCGACGGGGGCACCTTCGGCGGCACCTGCCTGAACGTCGGCTGCATCCCGACGAAAATGTTCGTGTATCCGGCGCAACTTGCCGCGGCCGGTGCCGACGGCCGGCGCCTGGGCGTCGACCAGACCCTGGAGAAGGTGCGCTGGCGGGACATCCGCGACCGCATCTTCACCAGGATCGATTCCATCTCCGAGGGCGGCCGCCGCTACCGTGCCGAGGAGCTGGAGAACGTCACGCTGTATGAGAACCACGTGCGGTTCGTCGGCGAGCACGCCCTGGAGACCGACGACGGCCAACGCATCACGGCCGACCAGATAGTGGTGGCCGCCGGCTCACGGCCGGTGCTGCCGGACGTGCCCGGCATGGACCTGCCGCAGGTGCACACCTCTGACACCGTGATGCGGATACCCGACCTGCCGGAGCGAATCCTCATCATCGGCGGCGGTTACATAGCCGCCGAGTTTGGATTCGTGTTTTCAGCGTTCGGCGCCAAGGTCACGATGGCGGCGCGCTCCGGTCCGCTGCTGCGTGCCTTGGACGCGACCTTGTCCGCACGGTACACCGAGGAAGTCTCCAAGCAGTGGGACGTTCGGCTCAACACCCAGGTGACGGCGCTGATGGAAAACGCCGACGGCTCCGTCCGGGCGCTGCTGCGCGGACCCGGGGGAGAGACCGGCATGGACGTTGATCTTGTGCTGGTGGCAACCGGCCGGGTGCCCAACACCGACCGCCTTGATGTCCAGGCTGCCGGATTCGACCAGCGTGCGGACGGACGGCTGGCAGTGGACGAATTCCAGCGCGTGCTGAAGGACGGCAGGCCGGTCGACGGCGTCTGGGGATTGGGGGATGTCAGCGGCGACTTCCAGCTCAAGCATGTGGCCAACCATGAGGCGCGCACCGTGGCGCACAACCTGGTGCACCCCGGGGACCTGCGCGCGAGCGACCACCGGTTCGTTCCCGCGGCGGTCTTCACCAGCCCGCAGATCGCATCCGTGGGCATGACCGAGGAGGAAGCCCGCCGCGATACCCGGGCGAGGGGAGTGGAGCTGGCCGTGGCGGTGCAGGAATACGGCTCCACCGCGTACGGCTGGGCGATGGAAGACACGACCGGATTTGTGAAGCTGCTGGCGGAGAAGGAAAGCGGGACGCTGCTCGGGGCGCACATCATGGGCCATGAGGCGTCCATGCTGATCCAGCCGTTGATCCAGGCCATGTCCTTCGGTTTGGATGCGCAGACGATGGCCTCGGGCCAGTACTGGATCCATCCCGCGCTGACCGAGGTGGTGGAGAACGCGCTGCTGTCCCTGCGGACCGGCACTGCCCGGTAA
- a CDS encoding ROK family glucokinase → MRRRGLAIGIDIGGTKVAAGLVDGDGRIIAEARRATPGQDPREVESVIVDLVRELSANHHVWSVGIGAAGWMDLAGSTVLFSPHLAWRNEPLRENLERLLRRRVYLVNDADGAAWAEWRFGSGLGQSRMVCVTLGTGIGGAMVMDGRLERGRFGVAGEFGHQIIMPSGQRCECGNRGCWEQYASGNALGREARELAAANSPVAQELLRAVDGDISAITGAVVTRMALEGDQTSVELLEEVGQWLGLGLANLAAALDPGMFVIGGGLSAAGDLLLEPARRSFARNLTGRGFRPAARLELAALGPAAGMIGAADLSRIAARR, encoded by the coding sequence ATGCGGCGACGCGGGCTGGCCATCGGGATCGATATCGGCGGCACCAAGGTGGCCGCGGGCCTGGTCGACGGCGACGGCCGCATCATTGCCGAAGCCCGCCGCGCCACTCCCGGCCAGGATCCGCGCGAGGTCGAGTCCGTCATCGTGGACCTGGTGCGGGAACTGTCCGCGAACCACCACGTGTGGTCCGTCGGCATCGGCGCCGCCGGCTGGATGGACCTTGCCGGCAGCACGGTGCTCTTCAGCCCCCATTTGGCCTGGCGCAACGAACCGCTGCGGGAGAACCTCGAACGGCTGCTGCGCCGGCGCGTGTACCTGGTCAACGATGCCGACGGCGCTGCCTGGGCAGAGTGGCGCTTCGGGTCCGGACTGGGCCAGAGCCGGATGGTCTGCGTGACGCTCGGCACCGGAATCGGTGGTGCCATGGTGATGGACGGCCGGCTGGAGCGGGGAAGATTCGGCGTGGCGGGAGAGTTCGGCCACCAGATCATCATGCCGTCCGGGCAACGCTGCGAGTGCGGAAACCGCGGCTGCTGGGAGCAGTATGCCTCAGGCAATGCGCTGGGTCGGGAAGCCCGTGAACTGGCCGCCGCAAACTCCCCGGTGGCCCAGGAACTGCTGCGGGCCGTGGACGGCGACATCAGTGCCATCACCGGCGCCGTGGTCACCAGGATGGCCCTTGAGGGCGACCAGACGTCAGTGGAACTGCTGGAAGAGGTCGGTCAGTGGCTTGGCCTCGGACTGGCGAACCTGGCGGCCGCGCTGGATCCGGGAATGTTTGTCATCGGCGGAGGCCTGAGCGCTGCCGGTGACCTGTTGCTGGAACCCGCCCGCAGGTCCTTCGCCCGGAACCTGACCGGCCGCGGGTTCCGGCCCGCGGCGCGGCTGGAACTGGCCGCCCTCGGGCCCGCTGCCGGCATGATCGGCGCCGCTGACCTGTCCCGAATTGCAGCCCGGCGCTGA
- a CDS encoding PASTA domain-containing protein, with amino-acid sequence MVDERYRVLSRIARGGMSTVYLATDLRLDRDVALKVLYPHLAADRGFLDRFEREAKSAARLSHPHVVGVLDQGLAENNLAYLVMEYVPGKTLRELLESRTRLTPRLALALLDAVVDGLAAAHNAGLIHRDVKPENVLLADSGSIKIADFGLARAVSTSTNTGTLVGTVAYLAPELVTGAGADERSDVYSAGIMLYEMLTGRQPFTGTAPIQIAFQHVHSTVPAPSDACPGLAPDLDELVQWCTAPDPDNRPVDGKALLGELRHIRTSLTDEQLDFRCADPAGEQFPSASGVTEAPQADTTTALPRPPAGATEVISTAGAAAATGAGAYPTEVIRRSDNATSVFPAGGRGPGGPHLPPDSSGGYPAGETADDDSANAPEHPAPGTRTERRQARREAKAFERQSSRDAHRPKISLRRGRPRRRGALLIVLAVLLITGALFTGWFFGRGPGAVVTVPDVANVSQEAAGALLSGEGLQYSTNEVHDEMVAAGLAVGTDPDAPAEIRRYQPVTLLISMGPELFDVPNVVQRTAESASENITDAGLVVGAVTEEYSETVDAGKVISQFPAPDTQLRRDAAVNLEVSLGPAPVEVPSVVGKSEAEAVKILEESGLTAEVLPEQVNSREAPDGAVAAQTPAAGQVQRGSAVELTISKGPVMVSVPNVVRRSPDEARAQLEGLGFQVQISELLGGLLGIVQSQDPSGGSMAPEGSVITLRVV; translated from the coding sequence GTGGTGGACGAGCGCTACCGGGTGCTCTCCCGTATTGCCCGCGGCGGTATGTCCACGGTCTATCTGGCCACTGACCTGCGCCTGGACCGGGACGTCGCCCTCAAGGTCCTCTACCCCCACCTGGCTGCCGACCGCGGCTTCCTCGACCGCTTCGAGCGGGAGGCCAAGTCCGCCGCCCGGCTGTCCCATCCGCACGTCGTCGGAGTCTTGGACCAGGGGCTCGCCGAAAACAACCTGGCGTATCTGGTGATGGAGTATGTTCCGGGCAAAACGCTGCGTGAACTGCTGGAATCCCGGACCCGCCTGACTCCGCGGCTCGCCCTGGCGCTGCTGGACGCCGTCGTCGACGGCCTGGCCGCAGCCCACAACGCCGGACTGATTCACCGGGACGTCAAACCCGAGAATGTGTTGCTGGCCGACAGCGGCAGCATCAAGATTGCCGACTTCGGCCTGGCCCGTGCGGTGTCCACCAGCACCAACACCGGCACGCTGGTGGGAACCGTTGCCTATCTGGCGCCCGAGCTGGTCACCGGCGCCGGTGCCGATGAGCGCAGCGACGTGTATTCCGCCGGCATCATGCTGTATGAAATGCTGACCGGCCGCCAGCCTTTCACCGGCACGGCGCCCATCCAGATCGCCTTTCAGCATGTGCACTCCACCGTGCCGGCGCCGTCCGACGCCTGCCCCGGCCTGGCCCCCGATCTGGATGAGCTGGTGCAGTGGTGCACTGCGCCTGACCCTGACAACCGTCCCGTGGACGGCAAGGCGCTGCTGGGCGAGCTGCGCCACATTCGGACGTCCCTCACCGATGAACAGCTGGATTTCCGCTGTGCCGACCCCGCCGGAGAGCAGTTTCCCTCCGCATCCGGTGTCACCGAAGCCCCGCAGGCCGACACCACGACCGCCCTTCCGCGGCCCCCGGCCGGTGCCACCGAAGTCATCTCGACCGCGGGCGCAGCCGCTGCGACGGGGGCCGGGGCCTATCCCACCGAGGTCATCCGCCGGTCCGACAACGCGACCTCGGTGTTTCCTGCCGGCGGGCGAGGTCCCGGAGGCCCGCACCTGCCTCCCGATAGTTCCGGCGGTTATCCGGCAGGCGAGACCGCCGACGACGACAGCGCCAACGCTCCGGAGCATCCGGCCCCGGGAACCCGCACCGAACGGCGGCAGGCCCGCCGGGAGGCGAAGGCCTTCGAGCGGCAGTCCAGCCGGGACGCGCACCGCCCGAAAATCTCCCTGCGGCGCGGACGGCCGCGGCGGCGCGGCGCGCTGTTGATCGTGCTCGCCGTGCTGCTCATCACCGGTGCGCTGTTTACCGGCTGGTTCTTCGGCCGCGGGCCGGGCGCCGTCGTCACCGTTCCTGATGTCGCGAACGTCTCGCAGGAGGCGGCCGGCGCCCTGCTCAGCGGTGAGGGGCTGCAGTACTCCACAAACGAAGTCCACGACGAAATGGTCGCCGCCGGGCTGGCTGTGGGAACGGATCCCGACGCCCCGGCCGAAATCCGGCGCTATCAGCCGGTGACCCTGCTGATCAGCATGGGGCCCGAGCTGTTTGATGTCCCCAACGTGGTGCAGCGGACCGCGGAGTCGGCGTCGGAGAACATTACGGATGCCGGCCTCGTCGTCGGCGCGGTGACCGAGGAATACAGCGAAACCGTCGATGCCGGCAAGGTCATCAGCCAGTTCCCGGCGCCGGACACGCAGCTGCGGCGGGATGCCGCCGTGAACCTGGAGGTGTCGCTGGGGCCCGCCCCCGTGGAAGTGCCCTCCGTCGTGGGAAAGTCGGAGGCGGAAGCAGTGAAGATTCTTGAAGAGTCCGGGCTGACGGCGGAAGTCCTTCCCGAGCAGGTAAACAGCCGCGAGGCACCCGACGGAGCAGTGGCCGCCCAGACACCGGCCGCCGGCCAGGTGCAGCGCGGTTCGGCCGTGGAGCTGACCATCTCGAAGGGTCCCGTCATGGTGTCGGTGCCGAACGTCGTGCGCCGGTCCCCCGACGAGGCTCGGGCGCAGCTGGAGGGTCTGGGCTTCCAGGTCCAGATCAGCGAGCTGCTGGGCGGCCTCCTTGGCATCGTCCAGTCACAGGATCCCAGCGGCGGATCGATGGCACCGGAAGGGTCGGTCATCACGCTGCGGGTGGTCTAG
- a CDS encoding class II 3-deoxy-7-phosphoheptulonate synthase — protein sequence MTYTPVDNASDFSTAPRQGAADYPGLDDWRSLPALQQPSWQDHPGYPAAVAELSMVPPLVFAGEVDILRDRLAAAAQGKAFLLQGGDCAETFDGATADKISARVKTILQMAVVLTYGASLPVIKMGRMAGQFAKPRSSNDETRAGVTLPAYRGDMVNGYDFTPESREHNPARMVRAYHTSASTLNLIRAFTQGGFADLRLVHHWNKGFTANPAHSRYESLAREIDRAVRFMDACGTDFEALKRVEFFASHEALLLDYERALTRIDSRTGFPYDTSAHFLWIGERTRDLESAHVDFLSKVRNPIGVKLGPNTKPEDALALIDKLDPEREPGRLTFITRMGAQNIREKLPPLVERVTASGAKVLWVTDPMHGNTVTSPNGYKTRNFDDVMDEVRGFFEVHNALGTFPGGLHVEMTGDDVAECLGGADPVDQEAFLEGYESVCDPRLNHMQSLEMAFLVAGALSRQG from the coding sequence GTGACTTACACTCCTGTAGACAACGCGTCAGATTTTTCCACCGCTCCCCGGCAGGGCGCGGCGGACTATCCGGGCCTGGACGACTGGCGGTCCCTGCCGGCTCTCCAGCAGCCGTCGTGGCAGGACCACCCCGGGTATCCGGCGGCAGTCGCCGAACTGTCGATGGTCCCTCCGCTGGTCTTCGCCGGAGAGGTCGACATCCTCCGTGACCGGCTGGCAGCCGCAGCCCAGGGCAAGGCGTTCCTGCTGCAGGGCGGTGACTGTGCCGAGACCTTCGACGGTGCAACCGCTGACAAGATCAGTGCCCGGGTAAAAACCATCCTGCAGATGGCAGTTGTCCTGACCTACGGCGCCTCGCTGCCCGTCATCAAGATGGGCCGGATGGCCGGCCAGTTCGCCAAGCCGCGTTCCTCCAACGACGAGACCCGGGCGGGCGTGACGCTGCCCGCCTACCGCGGCGACATGGTCAACGGCTACGACTTCACTCCGGAGTCCCGCGAGCACAACCCGGCACGGATGGTCCGCGCCTACCATACGTCCGCTTCGACCCTGAACCTCATCCGGGCGTTCACCCAGGGCGGGTTTGCCGACCTGCGCCTGGTGCACCACTGGAACAAGGGCTTCACCGCGAACCCGGCACATTCACGGTACGAGTCACTGGCCCGCGAGATTGACCGGGCCGTGCGGTTCATGGATGCCTGCGGGACGGATTTCGAGGCGCTCAAGCGCGTGGAGTTCTTCGCGAGCCACGAGGCACTGCTCCTGGACTACGAGCGCGCGCTGACCCGCATCGACTCCAGGACCGGATTCCCGTACGACACCTCGGCGCACTTCCTCTGGATTGGCGAACGCACCCGCGACCTGGAGTCCGCACATGTGGACTTCCTGTCCAAGGTCCGCAATCCGATCGGCGTCAAGCTGGGCCCGAACACCAAGCCCGAAGACGCCCTGGCCCTGATCGACAAGCTCGATCCGGAACGCGAACCGGGCCGCCTGACCTTCATCACGCGGATGGGTGCGCAGAACATCCGGGAAAAGCTACCGCCGCTGGTGGAGCGGGTCACCGCCTCCGGAGCCAAGGTTCTCTGGGTGACGGATCCGATGCACGGCAACACCGTGACGTCGCCGAACGGCTACAAGACCCGCAACTTCGACGACGTCATGGACGAGGTCCGCGGCTTCTTCGAAGTGCACAACGCTCTGGGCACCTTCCCGGGCGGCCTGCACGTGGAGATGACCGGCGACGACGTCGCTGAGTGCCTGGGCGGGGCGGATCCGGTGGATCAGGAGGCGTTCCTGGAAGGCTACGAATCCGTCTGCGATCCGCGCCTGAACCACATGCAGTCACTGGAAATGGCGTTCCTGGTCGCCGGAGCACTCTCCCGCCAGGGCTAG